The sequence CTAATTCGGGGTATTTGGGCTTGATGAACTGGCAGGCATCACCACAGCGTTTTGGATTGCTGCTGCGAGAGATGCCGCAGTCTGTACACAAACTACGATACGGTGCTGTGTCTGTAGTCACGCAAGCCTTTAATAATCTTTATAGTTTAAGGGGCAAAGCTATATAGCTAAAGCTTCATAATCCATTTATTATGAACTGAGTATAGAGTATTTGCAGACCACTTTAATCCTCTTGGAGAATGAAATATGTTGCCGAATATCCCCCTAAAAAGACTCAATGGAGCCCAAGAAAATCTGCAGGATTATGCCGGCAAAGTTCTCCTCATTGTCAATGTGGCCAGTCGCTGCGGGTTTACACCACAATACCGAGATTTACAGAATCTCTATGAAGAAAATAAGGCTCATGGCCTAGAAATTTTAGGCTTTCCCTGCAATCAATTTGGGGCTCAAGAACCTGGCTCAGCTGAGGAAATTGGACAATTTTGCAGCGCTAATTATGGCGTGACATTTCCGATGTTTGAGAAGGTGGATGTGAATGGTGACAGCACCCATCCCTTATATGCCTATTTAAAAGAGCATGCTCCAGGCATTCTGGGAACTGCCGGTATTAAGTGGAATTTCACTAAATTTCTGGTAAGCAAAGATGGTGAATCAGTCACACGCCTTGCATCTGCAGATGGCGCAAGCAAGATGTCGGCTGCGATCAAAAAACTGCTGTAGTTTTAAAGTGGCCTGATGAGTATTACTTCAAGCAAGTAGTACTCACTTCTTTTTCTTCTGTTCGGAATCTAGCCATTCATTGACATCGGGGAAAGCGTCTTGCACCTCTCCCATAAATTCTCGGACCATGTAATAAAGGCCAGCAATTAATAGGCTGAAAACAAAGATGGATACGAGGAGTAATGTTGTATTACTCATTTTTTACGATTCAATAATGCGGATAATTTGAAATAAATCCCAAAGCAAAATATTGAGGGTACCCAGAGCGCAGTAAAAATGGACTGCTCTCGATCTTCGACCACAAACCATAAATAGGCCGAGGTAAAGAAAGAAATCACCACTGCCATGAGAATGAAGTAATCTGATTTTTTAAACATAGTCACTCCTTCACTTCGTTATTAAAATAGTCGCCAATTCCGTAGCCAATTGCGCTGAGGAGGCATCCTATGATAGCGCAGCTACCCAATACGCGAATGCCAGAAGAAAGGCCAAAAGCGAATATTTCTATAGAAATGAAGTCCCACAAGCCCAAGGTAATCAATATAAAACTAATGGAGCTGATGAAGAACCCAAAAAATATTAAAACCTTTTCAATTAATTGCGGTAACTTAGTCAATTAGGCTACCGATTCCACGGGCTTAGTGGGCCAAGTAAAGTTGGCCATTGCCGCTATGGTGATGAAAAGCAGGATGATTTCTAGTAGATAGACGCCGCAATATCCCGTTGCTGGACTATTGAGGTCGGCACCGAAATAATTTCTGGAGGCCATGCCTGCCAAAATATCCCGAAATATTCCTCCTACACCTACCGCAATTCCGGCGGCAGTTGCTTGTACAGCTCCCCAGGCGCCCAATGCTAAGCCACTTTGATTTTCAGGAGCGTATCTCATGGTGGCAGTTAAGGTGCCATGACTAAATAGCCCGTTGCCAAACCCAATCAAGACAACGCCCACAATAAAAATGAGTGTGCTGTCTAAAGGTGCAGCTACGATCACCAGAATGAATGCGGGAATACCAATCTTTGCACCATTGCTAGCCATCTTAAAAGGGTCGTAACCAGCACTTAATACTTTTGAGGCAATGCTAAAGCCAAATAAACAGCCAATGGCTAAAGTGGCAGTTAACACGGTAGTGGCGCTTACACTCATATTGAGTAATTCACCGCCATAAGGCTCCAGCAAGACATCATTCATGCTAAAGGCCATCGTGCCAAAGCCAACAGCAATTAAGCGACGAACGGCTTGCCCACCTTCTTTAAAGGTAGCCCAAGACTCTTTAAAGTTTTGCTCTCTTGCTACTTGCGCTCTAGCGCGCGCTTCCTCGCGACTTTCTTGTTTCCAAAGTGCGATAGCGTTCAAGATAATCGTCACCACAGCACTGCCTTGAATCACTTGTATTAAGCGCCCTGGACTGTACTCTTCCAGTACTTGACCAAAAATAAGTGCGCTACCAATCATGCCGATTAATAACATCACAAACATCAGACCAACAATATTGGGTTGTGCTTTCGGTGGCGCAAGATCACAAGCTAAGGCAAGGCCTACTGTTTGAGTGGTGTGAATACCAGCGCCAACAAATAAAAATGATAGTGCTGCAGCAGCTAATCCAATCCATGCCGGCGCTTCACTGGCATTGCCTGCACCTGCTAAGACCAACAAAGCAAAAGGCATGATAGCTAGGCCGCCAAATTGCACCATCGTTCCCATCCAAATATAAGGAACCCGACGCCAACCGAGGGCGGATTTATGAGTGTCAGAGCGAAAGCCAATCAAGGCTCTAATAGGGGCAAAAATAATGGGTAATGCAACCATGATTGACACCAATGATGCGGGTACGTGTAGCTCCACAATCATTACGCGATTTAAGGTGCCAACCAATAGCACGAGGGCCATGCCTACCGATACTTGAAATAGGGATAGCCTGAGTAATCTAGCGAGCGGTAATTCAGCAGTAGCAGCGTCTGCAAAAGGTAAAAAGCGTGGGCCTAAATTAGCCCAGGTACTGATAAGTTTTTTGCTAAAACGATTCATTTAAAACTTAGTTTAACTGAGGGATCTGCAAAACAAAAAAAATAAGACCTAGATCGAATGATCCAGGTCTTATGAGACAAGATAAAACTTATTTTTGCGCTGATGGTGCCATAGGCGCCGCAGCAACGGATCCAGCTTTAGCAGCCTTACCGCCCTCTAAAAAAGCTTTCACCCAAGTTGTATTGTTAAGTAATGCCAAATGAACTGAAAAAGAACCAACGGCTACTGCACCCAAAAATAATGGGATACCAACTGTTGGCTTTACTACTGTCCACATTTTTCCGTAGATCATCTTAAGCTCCTTAAATTACTTCAACCAAGGTGAATAGATGTAAGCAAGTAAATGGGCAAGTGCTGCGATCATCCCAAAAAATTGCGTACCTTGTATGAGGTTGCGATGCAACTCTTCCGCCTCCTCAACACTCAGACCTGTAAGAGTGTTATTTGTCATAGCGTTTCCTCTCAAATCTAACTGCGTCGTGCTAACCCACACGAGGGCACTGAATAACCTTCTGTACTACAGGGTGAATTTTATACCAATGTGTACAAAAAAATATACAGTTTTATGGGTAATTTCCCTTACAAGTTCTTTTATTGCAGTGCAAAATAACTTGCTCATCACGCTAATTTTTAGGGCTTGTTTAATCTGGATGGGATATAGAATGATTCTCTTTAAAGGCTGTTTTGGGGTGTCAAAGCAGTCAAACTAGTGAGTGCTTTGCCATGATAAAAATGCTATTTGAGATCGCTTGCGCCGCAGTTGGATTTGCCATGTCCCTGTTATTCGCCAAGCAACTGGATCTGGGAACTGTGCCTGCAGTATTTATGGGGCTGATGGGGGCAATCTTTGCATTTATTCTTGCTCAAGGCCTTACAAGCTTCATATTTCGTATACTCAGACGAGATTAATTTGGGGCTCAGCCTCTTTAACCATAAGGATAAGTGATGAAAGAGCAATCTGTACCTGGACAAGTAGACGCAAAATTGAAAAGAACCCTGCTTTGGCTCAAATTTGCCATTGTTGTATTTCCCTTGGCATTCATTGGCCAGATCTGGATTCTCTATCAAGAGTATTCCTTTACAAATCTCGTCTTTGTGCTGATTACAGCTTTAGCCTTGTATTCCACTATTAATTCGTACAAAAAATTTAAAGCCTACGAAGCTGCTACCAAGAATCAGGAGTAGTGGCCCTTATGGGGGTTTTCCCTATTAGGTGATACTCAAATAGGTGTCAATCTTGATTGACATATTGCGAATCAAGAGGAAGAATCATTTCTATGATTTTTCTTGATCCGTCCAAGCTATTTTTAAATAGCCACTAGCATGCAAATACTGAATCTTGGTGTCAATCATCACACCGCTCCAATTGACATTCGGGAGAGGGTTGCTATTGCCCCGGAACATTTGCAGGATTCCTTATTGGATCTTCGTAATCATTTGAAGGGGAAGTATTCAGATTTGACGCCAGAGGTAACCATTTTATCTACCTGCAATCGCATGGAGATTTATTGTGCGGCTAATGACGCTACTTATCCTGATCATTATTTAGAGGAGCGCACTTTTGATTGGCTAGCTGCTCAGAATAATGTCCATCAACATGAATTACGCCCCTACATCTATTCAGCTAAGGAAAGTGATGCAGTCAAACATGCTTTCAGGGTGGGCAGTGGTTTAGATTCAATGGTCTTAGGAGAAACTCAAATCCTAGGGCAAATGAAAAAGGCTATCGAAAATGCTAATCAAGTAGGTGCTTTGGGGGCTTACTTAAAACCGTTGTTTGACAAAACCTTTTCTGTAGCAAAAGTCGTTCGAGGTAATACCCAAATTGGTGCGCACTCAGTCTCTATGGCGGGCGCTTCCGTGAAATTGGTTGAGCGCATCTTTGGGAAAATGAGCCAATGCAGTGTTTTGTTTATTGGTGCTGGGGAGATGATCGGACTTTGCGCAAATCACTTTGCAGGAAAAAATCCGAAAAAGATTGCAATTTCAAACAGAACTGTTGACCGAGGCAACGACTTAATTAAAACTTTTTCCGATAAGAATTTACAAACTGAGGTATTTCCATTGGTTGACTTACCAAAGCAGTTGCATGAATACGATGTCGTGGTTTCTTGCACTGCTAGTTCGCTTCCAATCATTGGCATGGGAATGGTTAAAACAGCGCTTAAAGCTAGGCAATCTCGCCCTATTGTTCTGATAGATTTAGCAGTACCAAGAGATTTTGAGCCAGAAATCAAGAGTCTTAAAAATGCCTATCTTTACTCTATTGATGATCTTGGCGAAATAGTCAGCGCTGGCAAGGCCAACCGTCAAGATTGTATTGGTGATGCAGAAAAAATCATTGAAAGAGGCGTCATTGAGTTTTATGAAACCTTGGAGAAAAGGGCTGTTGTACCCATTATTAAGTCAATTCAGAACGTTGGTGAGCAATATCAAAAGATTGAGCTAGAAAAAGCAAGCAGAAGAATTGCGAATGGTGATGACCCAATGGTTGTACTTTCACATATGGCGATAGCACTTGCCAATAAATTTATGCATGCCCCAATTCATGCATTGAAGCAGTCTTCTGATGCGAATTTGGAAGAATATAAACAGATTATTTCTAAAATCTATTCATCTAAGTGAGTTGGCTATGCTCAAAATGACTAACCTCCTTGAAACCATATCCAACCCGCAAGACCTGAGGGAGCATGAGGTATCCAAGCTTCCTCAAATTGCGCGTGAGTTGCGAAACTTTATATTAAGTTCGGTTTCAAGTACTGGAGGACATCTCTCTTCTAACTTAGGAACTGTAGAGCTCGCCGTTGCACTTCATTATGTCTTTGATACCCCTTATGATCGTCTGATCTGGGATGTAGGTCATCAAAGTTATGCTCATAAAGTACTTACTGGTCGTAGGGAGGCCATGTCGGGCCTAAGACAGTTCGGCGGTATTTCAGGGTTTCCGAAGCGCAGCGAGAGTGAATATGATGCATTCGGAACTGCCCATTCATCTACCAGCATTTCAGCAGCTTTAGGAATGGCAGTAGCTGCTAAAACAAAAAATGAGAAGCGTAATGTAGTGGCCATTATTGGTGATGGTGCAATGAGTGCTGGTATGGCATTTGAGGCAATGAACAATGCTGGTGTGAATAAAAAAGTCCCGCTTATTGTCATTCTGAACGACAACGAGATGTCAATTTCACCGGCGGTAGGCGCATTGAACCGTTATCTAGTGAAGTTAATTTCTGGATCGATGTATGCCGCCACCAAGAGGGGAATCGATAAAGTACTCTCTGTAGCCCCACCCATTCGAGAATTTGCAAAAAGATTGGAAGGTCATGCAAAGGGGATGGTTGGACCAGCAACTATTTTTGAAGAGTTCGGATTTGATTATTACGGTCCAATAGATGGCCACGATTTAGATGTCTTAATTTCCACCCTACAAAACGTGAAAACCCTTGCCCAAACTGAGGGACCACAGTTCCTTCATGTCGTTACTAAAAAAGGCAAAGGATACTCATTAGCAGAGCAAGACCCCATTGCCTATCATGGTCCAAGCCCATTTGACCCGATAGCAGGGATTGTGACAAAGCCAGTGCTTAAGAAAACCTACACCCAAGTATTCGGTGAGTGGTTATGTGATATGGCACAGGCTGATGAGCGCCTCATCGCTATTACGCCTGCCATGCGTGAGGGCTCCGGATTAGTGGGGTTTGAGAAGCGTTTCCCTGATCGCTACTACGATGTTGGCATAGCGGAACAACATGCCGTTACCTTTGCGGCTGGAATTGCCTGTGAAGGGCTTAAGCCAGTAGTCGCGATTTATTCGACATTCTTACAGCGTGGCTACGATCAACTGATACATGACGTGACTTTACAAAACTTACCAATTGTATTTGCCATTGATCGAGCAGGGATGGTGGGCGCTGATGGGGCAACGCATGCCGGAGTATTTGATATCGCTTTTTTACGCTGCTTACCAAATTTAGTTCTGATGACACCATCCAATGAACAAGAATGTAGAGCAATGTTGACGACCGCCTTTAAACACGATGGCCCAGCAGCAGTGCGCTACCCACGTGGCTCTGGAGTTGGTCTAGAGACGGCAGATCAACCCTTAGAAGCCTTGCCTATTGGTAGAGGGCTCATAGTACGAAAAATCGATCAAGCTTTCCCTCAAAAGAAAAAAATTGCCTTTATTTGTTTTGGACCCATGTTGTATAGCGCATTATCGATTGCGCAAGAAATGAATGCCACCGTGGTGGATATGCGCTTTGTAAAGCCATTGGATGAAAACTTATTAATAGAAATTGCAGCCACTCATGACGGACTAGTCTTTATTGAGGATAGTGCTATTAAAGGTGGCGCTGGAAGCGCTTGTCTAGAGGTCTTATCAGAGCAGAATATCCAGATTGAATCTTTGTTGTTAGGGCTTCCAGATGAGTATGTGGAACATGGTGAGCTTGGCTTGCTGCTTGATAGCTATGGCCTATCTAAGGAAAAGATTCAACAAAGAGTGTTGGCACGATTTGCGTAGGGCTTGACTGAAGATGGTGTCAATTGATATTGCCCCATTTCGTGATTTATGCACTGATTGCGGGGTATCTCGAACTACGCAACCCAAACGTTGCGCAACTGCCTGTCAGTTTATTCAGCCGAATTATCCAAAATTCGAAACATTAGCTCACGGTAGGCAGCGTGCTACAGAGCATTCTGACGAAGTCTTTTTTGGACCATATTTGGAAATGTTTAGGGCTAGGTTAAAGGAGCCATTAAAGGGCGCCCAGTGGACGGGAATTATCACGCGACTTTGTGAGGTCTTACTGGAGCAAGGAGTTGTTGAAGCAGTAATCACCATGAGTTCTGATCCTGACGATCGTTGGAAGCCTGTCCCGGTGATCGTAACGAGACCTGAAGATATGGCGCAATGTAGAGGAATGAAGATGGGCTATGCCCCAATTATTCAATACCTCGGCTTGCTAAGCCATTAACTTCTGAGCTTGAGGTGAACCAATTACGCATTGCCGACATGGAGCAACTGCGTTATGTTTTTGACGTGGTTAGCTCAATAGCAAATGCGCTTACATCAAATGGAAAGTAACAAGTACCCTTAAATCGAATAAACTAGGCTCATTAATACCAAATGAGACATACAATGCAATTTATTAAATCGATAGTAATCATTTCCTCAGCATTATGGTTGGGTGGCTGCTCTGTATATATGGCCGCGCATCAGCCGTCCGAAAAAAATATCTCACTTTTTAAAGTAGGCACACCAAGAGATGTCTTAATTGCAGAATTTGGTGTTCCAACCTCTAGCGAGGTTAAGAATGGAAAGAAGTTTGAAATTTACCGCTTTACCCAAGGCTATAGCCAAGGAGCTAAAACAGCGCGCGCTTTAGCAGAGGGCACTGCAGACGTATTTACTCTAGGTATTACTGAGGTGATTACTACCCCGGTAGAAGCAATTAATGATGGTAATTTGACTGTGTATGAAGTGAGTTACGACAACAATGAGTGCGTAGATCAAGTGATCTTATTAACGCCAAGTTCAAATTCAACTGCTCCTGCTCAATCGAACATTCCCACTGCAGCTAAATCTCAGTAATTCCATAAAAATCAACTTTCCTCTTCACCTCTATTTTGATTGAGACGATCCCATATGGAAAAAAGTAAAGATCTTGAGCGCGGACTAGGCCAGCGCCATATTGAAATGATCGCCATTGGTGGTTGCATTGGAACCGGTCTTTTTATGGGCTCCGGTAAGGCAATCTCTTTGGCTGGCCCAGGGATTCTGTTTATCTACGCTTTAACAGGCTTCATCCTTTACTTTGTTATGCGAGCGATGGGCGAACTCTTACTCTATAACTTGGAGTACAAATCTTTTGTAGATTTCGCCGAAGATATTTTGGGACCGACTGCCGGCTTCTTTGTAGGCTGGTCTTATTGGTTTGTGTGGATCGTAGCGGCAATTGCAGAAATTATTGCGATTAGCGGCTACATCTCTTTTTGGCTCCCCAATTTACCCCATTGGATTTCAGCAGTTTGTATTATTTTGCTCTTGCTCACGCTAAATCTGCTGACTGTTAAAGCTTTTGGAGAGCTGGAATTTTGGATGGCCATCATTAAGGTCGTCGCGATCGTCGGATTGATTTTCTTAGGTCTGTATTTATGTGTGACTGGATTTGTATCTCCCACTGGAATTCAGGCTAAAGTGAGTAATCTTTGGTCTTATGGCGGCTTTATGCCGCATGGGGTTACGGGTTTACTTGCTGGCTTGCAGATGACGATTTTTGCTTTTGCTGGTATGGAAATCATTGGCACCATGATGGCTGAAACTCGAAATCCCAAAGTGATGTTGCCAGATGCAATCCATAAAATCCCCATGCGGATTATGATTTTTTATGTCGGCACAATCTTGGTTCTAATGATGGTAACGCCATGGACAGATATCTCTCCCGACGAAAGTCCATTTGTTGGCATGTTCTCTTTAATTGGCATGGTCAGCGCTGCATCTATTGTGAACTTGGTAGTGATTAGTTCTGCGACCTCATCGAGCAATAGTGGGATCTATGCGACTTCGCGGATGCTATATGGCTTAGCTAAGCAACACCATGCTCCTGCAGTATTTGGTAGGTTGTCATCCCATAAGATTCCATCGGGTGGTATTTTCTTGGGAACGGGACTGATTTTGTCAGCGGCATTAATTCTTACTAACACTCAGTCAATGATGTCTGCTTTTGAATTGGTTGGTAGCGTTGCGGCGATCATCTTCATCTTCATCTGGTCAATGATCCTGATTGCGTATCTTGTATATTGCAAGCGTCTACCGCAAGCTCACGATGAGTCTGAGTTCAAGATGCCTTTGAGTAAAACCATGCCTTACGTTTCTTTTGCCTTCTTTGCGATTGTTATCTATGCCCTTTCTTTGAGTGAAGATACTCGTATTGCACTATACGCATTGCCGATATGGTTTTTGGTACTTGGCCTGATTTACTTCTTCAAAACGCGTAACAATCCTTATCACCAAAAGTTTGTTGAGCAATTTCGTGAAAAAGTAATCGCTCAAAATGCAGCTGCTGAGGAATATCGAGCGAGAGCGCGCTAGAGCAGTAGCCTTTCTATCAGTATTGGTAGTTGAGTAATCTGATCAAGCAATTGTTTTCCCTAGTCCGAGGAGCATAATGAGAGGACAGAATATCAATAAGGGGTAATTCGATGCTTGATACACTTATTTTGAGCAGAATTCAGTTTGCTGCCAATATTACTTTCCATATCCTCTTCCCAACTATCTCTATCGCGCTAGCTTGGGCTCTGCTGTATTTCAAGATTAAGTTTAATAAGACTGGTGATTCTGAATGGAGTGAGGCTTACCAGTTCTGGGTCAAAATCTTTGCCTTGACCTTTGCGCTAGGTGTTGTGAGCGGCATTACGATGAGCTTTCAGTTCGGCACCAATTGGCCAGGTTATATGCAAACGGTTGGCAATATTGCTGGCCCTTTGCTGGGTTATGAGGTGTTGTCGGCCTTCTTCCTTGAGGCAACCTTTTTGGGGATCATGCTCTTTGGAGCAAAACGGGTTTCACAACGAGCCCATACTGTTGCTACCTTCCTCGTTGCTTTTGGAACTTCGCTGTCGGCTTTCTGGATCATCGTTTTAGATTCTTGGATGCAGACTCCACAAGGTTTTGAAATGATTAATGGTCAAGCGCATGCGACCAATTGGATGGAAATTGTTTTTAATCCCTCCATGCCATATCGACTCTTTCATATGATGACGGCTTCATTTCTAACGGTTACCTTTTTGATTGCAGGTATCTCAGCTTATCGTTACCTCCGCGGTATTAATCCTGTCGGTAGCAGAGCATTGATTAAGTTGGCTATGACCGTAGCAGTAGTTTTAGCACCCCTACAAATCGTATTAGGCGATGTACATGGTTTGAATACCCTGGAATATCAACCTGCTAAGGTAGCAGCGATGGAAGGTATTTGGCAGACCGCTAGAGGTGCCGATGCAGTTTTATTCGCCATTCCTGATGAAGCTACTAAGTCCAACCAGTATGAAGTGGCTGTTCCAAAGCTAGCGTCTTTGTATCTCACCCATTCTTGGGATGGCGAAGTCCAGGGCTTGGACGCCTTTCCAGGTGCGCATCCCCCCGTTAAGCCTGTCTTCTTTGCTTTTCGGATTATGGTCGGGATTGGATTGTTAATGCTATTGACTGCATTTGTTGGTTTCTACCTTGTGAGAAAAAAACAAGAGTTACCCAGATGGCTTTTGCAGACTTTGACTGTGATGAGTTTTTCTGGCTGGGTCGGCGTAGTGGCGGGCTGGTATGTGACCGAAGTGGGTAGACAGCCTTTCCTAGTAACCGGAGTTTTGAAAACGGCTGATGCGGTTACTAAGCTACCAACCAATATGATTTTGGGAACCTTGGTGATGTATCTCGCCTTATATCTTGGTTTGATTGTTTCTTATATCTGGGTGGTGTTTTATTTGGCTCGTCAGTCTGGCCCTGTAAAGACTGCTGATGATGCTAGACCAAATTTAGTTAACCGTCCCATTGGAGCATAAGAAAAAATATGATTCCCAATCTACTTGAACCCTCCGGCTGGTTACCTCTATTCTTTTTAGTGGCAATGGGTATTGCCATGGTTGCCTATGTTGTCCTCGATGGTTATGACTTAGGCGTCGGTATTTTGCTTAACCAAGCGACTGATCAGGAAAAAGACATCATGATTTCTTCGATTGGTCCATTTTGGGATGCCAATGAAACCTGGCTGGTACTTGGTGTTGGTGTCCTCTTGATCGCCTTTCCCATGGCGCATGGCATTATTTTGACCGAGCTCTATTTACCCGTTGGCATCATGCTTGCTGGTTTGATCTTGCGAGGTGTTTCTTTTGACTTTCGTGCTAAGGCGCATCTGAGTCAAAAATCGGTATGGAATTTCTTATTCTTCTTTGGTAGCTTCCTAGCCGCCGCATCCCAAGGCGTTATGGTTGGCAGAGAGGTAATTGGTTTTGACTCTGGAGGCTTGGGCTGGGTATTCGCATTCATTGTGGCCTTGTGCTTACCCGCTGGCTACGCATTATTGGGCGCGGGCTGGTTGATTATGAAGACCTCGGGTGAGCTGCAGCGTAAGGCGGTGGCTTGGGCCAGAAAATGTCTATGGTTGACCGCGTTTGGCGTAGGCATTATCTCTGTAGCTACTCCATTTTTTAGTGCTGAGATTGCTGCAAAGTGGTTTACTTTCCCAAACCTCTTTTTCTTGTTGCCATTCCCAGTTTTATCACTGGCGTGTTTTATCTTAATTGATCTGAACTTGGTAAAAATGCAAAGAGATCAACCTGCACCTATATGGCTTCCATTTGCGCTGAGTGTCGCTATTTTTGTCCTCGCTTTTCTAGGAATTGCTTACAGTATGTTTCCTTATATCGTTGTTGGAAAAATGACGATCTGGGAAGCTGCTTCTGCAACGGATTCCTTGTGGATGATTTTTTGGGGCGCAATTGTCGTTCTGCCAACGATCATTGGCTACACCATTTACTCCTATAGAATCTTTTGGGGTAAAACGGAACCACTTAGTTATTACTAAATCAGTATTACTCACTTATTAAGTTCGTAGGATCTTAAACAAAAATACCAACCTAGAGGTTGGTATTTTTTTATCTCTCAAGAATCTACTATGAGAATCTAGATCACTTTGTTAAGA comes from Polynucleobacter paneuropaeus and encodes:
- a CDS encoding glutathione peroxidase — translated: MLPNIPLKRLNGAQENLQDYAGKVLLIVNVASRCGFTPQYRDLQNLYEENKAHGLEILGFPCNQFGAQEPGSAEEIGQFCSANYGVTFPMFEKVDVNGDSTHPLYAYLKEHAPGILGTAGIKWNFTKFLVSKDGESVTRLASADGASKMSAAIKKLL
- a CDS encoding PucC family protein encodes the protein MNRFSKKLISTWANLGPRFLPFADAATAELPLARLLRLSLFQVSVGMALVLLVGTLNRVMIVELHVPASLVSIMVALPIIFAPIRALIGFRSDTHKSALGWRRVPYIWMGTMVQFGGLAIMPFALLVLAGAGNASEAPAWIGLAAAALSFLFVGAGIHTTQTVGLALACDLAPPKAQPNIVGLMFVMLLIGMIGSALIFGQVLEEYSPGRLIQVIQGSAVVTIILNAIALWKQESREEARARAQVAREQNFKESWATFKEGGQAVRRLIAVGFGTMAFSMNDVLLEPYGGELLNMSVSATTVLTATLAIGCLFGFSIASKVLSAGYDPFKMASNGAKIGIPAFILVIVAAPLDSTLIFIVGVVLIGFGNGLFSHGTLTATMRYAPENQSGLALGAWGAVQATAAGIAVGVGGIFRDILAGMASRNYFGADLNSPATGYCGVYLLEIILLFITIAAMANFTWPTKPVESVA
- a CDS encoding light-harvesting protein; amino-acid sequence: MIYGKMWTVVKPTVGIPLFLGAVAVGSFSVHLALLNNTTWVKAFLEGGKAAKAGSVAAAPMAPSAQK
- the pufB gene encoding light-harvesting antenna LH1, beta subunit — encoded protein: MTNNTLTGLSVEEAEELHRNLIQGTQFFGMIAALAHLLAYIYSPWLK
- the hemA gene encoding glutamyl-tRNA reductase, translating into MQILNLGVNHHTAPIDIRERVAIAPEHLQDSLLDLRNHLKGKYSDLTPEVTILSTCNRMEIYCAANDATYPDHYLEERTFDWLAAQNNVHQHELRPYIYSAKESDAVKHAFRVGSGLDSMVLGETQILGQMKKAIENANQVGALGAYLKPLFDKTFSVAKVVRGNTQIGAHSVSMAGASVKLVERIFGKMSQCSVLFIGAGEMIGLCANHFAGKNPKKIAISNRTVDRGNDLIKTFSDKNLQTEVFPLVDLPKQLHEYDVVVSCTASSLPIIGMGMVKTALKARQSRPIVLIDLAVPRDFEPEIKSLKNAYLYSIDDLGEIVSAGKANRQDCIGDAEKIIERGVIEFYETLEKRAVVPIIKSIQNVGEQYQKIELEKASRRIANGDDPMVVLSHMAIALANKFMHAPIHALKQSSDANLEEYKQIISKIYSSK
- the dxs gene encoding 1-deoxy-D-xylulose-5-phosphate synthase, which produces MTNLLETISNPQDLREHEVSKLPQIARELRNFILSSVSSTGGHLSSNLGTVELAVALHYVFDTPYDRLIWDVGHQSYAHKVLTGRREAMSGLRQFGGISGFPKRSESEYDAFGTAHSSTSISAALGMAVAAKTKNEKRNVVAIIGDGAMSAGMAFEAMNNAGVNKKVPLIVILNDNEMSISPAVGALNRYLVKLISGSMYAATKRGIDKVLSVAPPIREFAKRLEGHAKGMVGPATIFEEFGFDYYGPIDGHDLDVLISTLQNVKTLAQTEGPQFLHVVTKKGKGYSLAEQDPIAYHGPSPFDPIAGIVTKPVLKKTYTQVFGEWLCDMAQADERLIAITPAMREGSGLVGFEKRFPDRYYDVGIAEQHAVTFAAGIACEGLKPVVAIYSTFLQRGYDQLIHDVTLQNLPIVFAIDRAGMVGADGATHAGVFDIAFLRCLPNLVLMTPSNEQECRAMLTTAFKHDGPAAVRYPRGSGVGLETADQPLEALPIGRGLIVRKIDQAFPQKKKIAFICFGPMLYSALSIAQEMNATVVDMRFVKPLDENLLIEIAATHDGLVFIEDSAIKGGAGSACLEVLSEQNIQIESLLLGLPDEYVEHGELGLLLDSYGLSKEKIQQRVLARFA
- a CDS encoding coenzyme F420 hydrogenase/dehydrogenase beta subunit N-terminal domain-containing protein; this translates as MVSIDIAPFRDLCTDCGVSRTTQPKRCATACQFIQPNYPKFETLAHGRQRATEHSDEVFFGPYLEMFRARLKEPLKGAQWTGIITRLCEVLLEQGVVEAVITMSSDPDDRWKPVPVIVTRPEDMAQCRGMKMGYAPIIQYLGLLSH
- a CDS encoding amino acid permease, producing MEKSKDLERGLGQRHIEMIAIGGCIGTGLFMGSGKAISLAGPGILFIYALTGFILYFVMRAMGELLLYNLEYKSFVDFAEDILGPTAGFFVGWSYWFVWIVAAIAEIIAISGYISFWLPNLPHWISAVCIILLLLTLNLLTVKAFGELEFWMAIIKVVAIVGLIFLGLYLCVTGFVSPTGIQAKVSNLWSYGGFMPHGVTGLLAGLQMTIFAFAGMEIIGTMMAETRNPKVMLPDAIHKIPMRIMIFYVGTILVLMMVTPWTDISPDESPFVGMFSLIGMVSAASIVNLVVISSATSSSNSGIYATSRMLYGLAKQHHAPAVFGRLSSHKIPSGGIFLGTGLILSAALILTNTQSMMSAFELVGSVAAIIFIFIWSMILIAYLVYCKRLPQAHDESEFKMPLSKTMPYVSFAFFAIVIYALSLSEDTRIALYALPIWFLVLGLIYFFKTRNNPYHQKFVEQFREKVIAQNAAAEEYRARAR
- a CDS encoding cytochrome ubiquinol oxidase subunit I, with amino-acid sequence MLDTLILSRIQFAANITFHILFPTISIALAWALLYFKIKFNKTGDSEWSEAYQFWVKIFALTFALGVVSGITMSFQFGTNWPGYMQTVGNIAGPLLGYEVLSAFFLEATFLGIMLFGAKRVSQRAHTVATFLVAFGTSLSAFWIIVLDSWMQTPQGFEMINGQAHATNWMEIVFNPSMPYRLFHMMTASFLTVTFLIAGISAYRYLRGINPVGSRALIKLAMTVAVVLAPLQIVLGDVHGLNTLEYQPAKVAAMEGIWQTARGADAVLFAIPDEATKSNQYEVAVPKLASLYLTHSWDGEVQGLDAFPGAHPPVKPVFFAFRIMVGIGLLMLLTAFVGFYLVRKKQELPRWLLQTLTVMSFSGWVGVVAGWYVTEVGRQPFLVTGVLKTADAVTKLPTNMILGTLVMYLALYLGLIVSYIWVVFYLARQSGPVKTADDARPNLVNRPIGA